In the Thermodesulfobacteriota bacterium genome, TTTTTAGAGTCTGAGAACCCTGAAAAAGATATATATGTCTATGTAAATTCCCCTGGCGGAGTCGTAACTTCCGGGCTCGCAATATATGACACTATGCAATATGTAAAGCCAGATGTGGCTACAATGTGCATTGGTCAAGCTGCGAGTATGGGAGCGGTACTCTTGGCCGCTGGTGCTAAGGGCAAGAGGTATGCACTTCCTAATGCCAGAGTCATGATACATCAAGTGCTTGGCGGTGTAGAAGGGCAAGCTACGGACATCGAGATACATGCTAAAGAGATTTTGAGAATCAGAGAAGATATAAATGAGGTATTAGCACACCATACAGGTCAGCCAATAGATAAAATTAGAGTTGATACAGAAAGAGATTTTTTCCTAAAACCACAAGATGCCTTAGAGTATGGTCTAATTGATGCTATAATTACTCACAGAGAGGAGGCTCAAA is a window encoding:
- the clpP gene encoding ATP-dependent Clp endopeptidase proteolytic subunit ClpP, with protein sequence MSSYVPIVIEQTSRGERAYDIFSRLLKDRIIFIGSAINDAVADTVIAQLLFLESENPEKDIYVYVNSPGGVVTSGLAIYDTMQYVKPDVATMCIGQAASMGAVLLAAGAKGKRYALPNARVMIHQVLGGVEGQATDIEIHAKEILRIREDINEVLAHHTGQPIDKIRVDTERDFFLKPQDALEYGLIDAIITHREEAQK